One window of Candidatus Tokpelaia hoelldoblerii genomic DNA carries:
- the ttcA gene encoding tRNA 2-thiocytidine biosynthesis protein TtcA (bhsal09870) yields MTEDVPENITLDGEGCHPMFRDAPSTVEFNKLRKRLLRHMRQAMDDFAMIKPGTRWLVALSGGKDSYGLLALLLDLKWRGLLPVDLVACNLDQGQPGFPKNILPDYLDRYGIAHRIEYQDTYSVVTDKLTEAQTYCSLCSRLRRGILYRIAREEGCSALVLGHHRDDALETFFMNLFHGGRLASMPGKLLNDEGDLLVLRPLVYAAEEDLAKFATHMEFPIIPCNLCGSQDGLQRNAMKMMLSDIEKRMPGRKDTMIRALANARPSHLLDKKLFDFAGLSAPVS; encoded by the coding sequence ATGACAGAGGACGTGCCGGAAAATATCACGCTTGACGGAGAGGGTTGCCATCCGATGTTTCGAGATGCGCCTTCAACAGTGGAGTTCAACAAGTTGCGCAAGCGCCTGCTGCGCCATATGCGGCAGGCCATGGATGATTTCGCCATGATAAAACCCGGGACCCGCTGGCTGGTGGCGCTCTCCGGCGGCAAGGATTCCTATGGGCTGCTGGCATTGCTGCTTGATTTGAAATGGCGTGGCCTGTTGCCGGTGGACCTTGTCGCCTGCAATCTTGATCAGGGACAGCCGGGTTTTCCCAAAAACATCCTGCCCGATTATCTTGACCGTTATGGTATTGCCCACCGGATTGAATACCAGGATACCTATTCGGTGGTGACAGACAAGCTGACAGAAGCACAGACCTATTGTTCGCTATGCTCACGCCTGCGGCGCGGCATTCTTTACCGTATCGCGCGGGAAGAGGGCTGTTCGGCGCTGGTGCTCGGCCATCACCGTGATGATGCGCTGGAAACCTTTTTTATGAACCTGTTCCATGGCGGGCGGCTGGCATCTATGCCGGGTAAATTGTTGAATGATGAAGGGGATTTGCTGGTGCTGCGGCCGCTTGTCTATGCGGCGGAAGAGGATCTGGCGAAATTCGCCACTCATATGGAATTTCCGATTATTCCGTGCAATCTGTGCGGCAGTCAGGATGGCTTGCAGCGCAATGCCATGAAAATGATGTTGAGCGATATTGAAAAGCGTATGCCCGGGCGCAAGGACACGATGATACGGGCTTTGGCCAATGCCCGCCCCAGCCATTTGCTGGATAAGAAGCTGTTTGATTTTGCTGGCCTGTCCGCGCCGGTATCATGA
- the rpsD gene encoding 30S ribosomal protein S4 (bhsal09880), whose product MSKRESAKYKIDRRMGENIWGRPKSPVNRREYGPGQHGQRRKGKLSDYGVQLRAKQKLKGFYGDVSEKQFRKTYEEAVRRRGDTGENMIGLLESRLDAVVYRAKFVPTIFAARQFINHGHVNVNGRRTNIQSYRCKPGDVVEVREKSKQLVIVLEAVQLAERDVPDYIEADHNKMKATYIRVPVLSDVPYAVQMEPNLVVEFYSR is encoded by the coding sequence ATGAGCAAGCGCGAATCTGCGAAATATAAAATCGACCGCCGTATGGGTGAAAACATCTGGGGCCGTCCGAAATCTCCGGTGAACCGCCGTGAATATGGCCCGGGCCAGCATGGCCAGCGTCGCAAGGGCAAGCTGTCAGACTATGGTGTGCAATTGCGCGCCAAGCAGAAGCTGAAAGGTTTTTACGGCGATGTTTCTGAAAAACAGTTCCGCAAGACCTATGAAGAAGCCGTTCGCCGCCGTGGCGATACCGGCGAAAACATGATCGGCCTGCTGGAAAGCCGCCTTGATGCTGTTGTTTACCGCGCAAAATTTGTCCCGACAATCTTTGCCGCCCGTCAGTTCATCAACCACGGCCATGTGAATGTGAACGGCCGCCGCACCAACATTCAGTCTTACCGCTGCAAGCCCGGTGATGTGGTTGAAGTGCGTGAAAAGTCCAAACAGCTGGTTATTGTGCTTGAAGCTGTTCAGCTGGCTGAGCGTGATGTGCCGGATTATATCGAGGCAGACCACAACAAGATGAAGGCGACCTATATCCGCGTGCCTGTGCTGTCTGATGTGCCTTATGCCGTTCAGATGGAACCGAATCTGGTTGTCGAGTTCTATTCACGCTGA
- the murI gene encoding Glutamate racemase (bhsal09890) has product MNTTRPVLVFDSGIGGLSVLREMRVLLPERHFVYVADDAGFPYGDWKEEVLRAHLLALFGNLLKKYKPQLCVVACNTASTLAINDLRAAFPDCPFVGTVPAIKPAAEQTGSGVIAVLATPGTVKRAYTRALVTSFAGQCFVRLVGSRKLAAFAEAHLRGQPVDMAALAAEIAPCFVEKKEQRTDIVVLACTHYPFLINLLRKVAPWPVDWLDPAEAIARRVRSLLPDDGREIDPLADIAGFTSGKADFATRRLLHGFGFKYEAYA; this is encoded by the coding sequence ATGAATACAACGCGTCCCGTTCTGGTTTTTGACAGCGGCATTGGCGGCCTGTCCGTCTTGCGGGAAATGCGGGTTTTGCTGCCTGAGCGCCATTTTGTCTATGTGGCGGATGATGCGGGTTTTCCTTATGGGGACTGGAAAGAAGAAGTGTTGCGTGCCCATTTGCTGGCACTGTTCGGAAACCTGCTGAAAAAATACAAGCCGCAGCTTTGTGTTGTTGCCTGTAATACAGCTTCAACTCTTGCGATTAATGACTTGCGCGCCGCTTTCCCCGATTGTCCGTTTGTCGGCACGGTTCCGGCGATCAAACCGGCGGCGGAGCAAACCGGCAGCGGTGTTATTGCCGTGCTGGCAACACCCGGTACAGTAAAACGTGCCTATACGCGCGCCCTTGTCACGTCTTTTGCCGGGCAGTGCTTTGTGCGCCTTGTCGGCAGCCGGAAGCTTGCCGCCTTTGCCGAGGCGCATTTGCGTGGCCAGCCGGTGGATATGGCGGCGTTGGCGGCGGAAATCGCCCCCTGCTTTGTTGAAAAGAAGGAACAGCGTACGGATATTGTTGTCCTTGCCTGCACGCATTATCCGTTTTTGATCAATCTGTTGCGCAAGGTTGCCCCTTGGCCGGTGGACTGGCTGGATCCGGCTGAGGCTATCGCCAGACGCGTGCGCTCACTGCTTCCTGATGATGGCAGGGAAATTGACCCGCTGGCTGATATTGCCGGTTTCACGTCCGGCAAGGCGGATTTTGCTACAAGACGGCTTTTGCATGGATTCGGCTTTAAATATGAAGCTTATGCTTGA
- a CDS encoding RNA methyltransferase, TrmH family, group 1 (bhsal09900), which produces MAGTDKKRPLIAQGPVIVLVEPQLPENIGMVARAMANFGLAELRLVNPRETFPGEKAYAAASKADHVINKTVVYGALHEAVADCRYVVATTARERYSFKPVLSAVEAAQNLRTHEEGGEKTAILFGRERFGLSNEEVSLADAIVTFPVNPAFASLNIAQAVLLMAYEWMKSGLREETQTVFRGPQMMQAPKQSLYGFFDQIEEALEVRGYFRPPERKDVMVGNLRAVLTRAAFSEEEIKLLRGIVSSLDRFSPRAPRGSGAPEPRTRLVSTRAEKKS; this is translated from the coding sequence ATGGCCGGAACCGATAAAAAACGCCCTTTGATTGCTCAGGGGCCGGTGATTGTTCTGGTGGAACCGCAACTGCCGGAGAATATCGGTATGGTGGCGCGGGCAATGGCAAATTTTGGCCTGGCTGAGTTGCGGCTGGTCAACCCGCGCGAAACATTCCCCGGTGAAAAAGCTTATGCGGCGGCGAGCAAGGCTGACCATGTGATCAATAAAACTGTTGTTTATGGCGCTTTGCATGAGGCCGTGGCTGATTGCCGCTATGTGGTGGCAACAACCGCGCGTGAACGGTACAGCTTCAAACCGGTGTTGAGCGCGGTGGAGGCGGCGCAAAATCTGCGCACCCATGAAGAGGGCGGTGAAAAGACGGCAATTCTTTTTGGCCGTGAGCGCTTCGGCCTTTCCAATGAGGAAGTTTCGCTTGCTGATGCCATTGTGACCTTTCCGGTAAACCCGGCTTTTGCCTCGTTAAATATTGCGCAGGCTGTCTTGCTGATGGCCTATGAGTGGATGAAATCCGGTTTGCGGGAAGAAACGCAGACGGTGTTTCGCGGGCCGCAGATGATGCAGGCGCCGAAACAGTCGCTTTACGGCTTTTTTGACCAGATAGAAGAGGCGCTGGAGGTGCGCGGTTATTTCCGCCCGCCGGAGCGGAAAGATGTCATGGTTGGCAATTTGCGGGCGGTGCTGACACGCGCCGCTTTCAGTGAAGAGGAAATAAAACTGTTGCGTGGTATTGTCTCTTCACTTGACCGTTTTTCACCCAGGGCTCCGCGTGGTTCGGGGGCGCCTGAACCGCGTACACGGCTTGTTTCTACCCGGGCGGAGAAAAAATCATGA
- a CDS encoding Hypothetical protein (bhsal09910), whose protein sequence is MNSETRTTVTLFAIGFFAILLVFSGNLRFDDIIRFFAG, encoded by the coding sequence ATGAACAGCGAAACCAGAACAACAGTCACACTTTTTGCCATCGGATTTTTTGCCATTTTACTAGTTTTCAGCGGTAATCTGCGCTTCGACGATATTATCCGCTTTTTTGCCGGCTGA
- the sfsA gene encoding Sugar fermentation stimulation protein (bhsal09920) has translation MFFTPSLIRASMLRRYKRFLADVVLEDGSEITVSVPNTGSMLGLVHEGGEVWLSHSDSPTRKYPHRLEIVHAQDTLVGVNTSLPNRIAEEAIRDNLIPALAPYMTVLREQRYGVNSRIDLLLRGLSLADAYVEVKNVHYMRHNGLAEFPDTVTARGAKHLVELGNVVKSGKRGIMLFVIQREDCHQMSICHDLDPEYGRQFALARKCGVEAYAIKCKISMNSIIATDMVPVNE, from the coding sequence ATGTTTTTCACACCTTCCCTTATCCGCGCCAGCATGCTGCGCCGTTACAAACGTTTTCTGGCCGATGTCGTGCTGGAAGACGGCAGCGAGATCACCGTTTCCGTTCCCAATACCGGCTCCATGCTCGGACTTGTCCATGAAGGCGGCGAGGTCTGGCTCTCGCATTCCGACAGCCCGACACGCAAATATCCCCACCGGCTGGAAATCGTCCACGCGCAGGATACCCTTGTCGGTGTCAACACGAGCCTGCCCAACCGTATTGCCGAAGAGGCCATCCGCGATAATCTCATCCCCGCCCTTGCCCCCTATATGACAGTTTTACGTGAGCAGCGTTATGGCGTCAATTCACGCATTGACCTGCTATTGCGCGGCCTGTCCCTGGCGGATGCTTATGTAGAAGTCAAAAATGTGCATTATATGCGCCATAACGGGCTGGCAGAATTTCCCGACACCGTCACAGCGCGTGGCGCAAAACACCTTGTCGAGCTTGGAAATGTGGTAAAATCGGGCAAACGTGGTATTATGCTGTTTGTCATCCAGCGCGAGGACTGCCACCAGATGAGCATTTGCCACGACCTTGACCCGGAATACGGCCGTCAATTCGCCCTTGCGCGTAAATGCGGGGTTGAAGCTTACGCTATTAAATGTAAAATCAGCATGAACAGTATTATCGCAACGGATATGGTACCTGTAAACGAATAA
- the map gene encoding Methionine aminopeptidase (bhsal09930), translating to MVSYIDYKQAPLKYTGQIRLFDEEAFAGMRKVCNLAACCLDALADMIKPGVTTNEIDRFVLAFGAREGALPADLNYRGYTHTCCTSINHVVCHGIPDDKPLREGDIINVDVTFILGGWHGDSSRMYPVGTIKRAAERLLEVTHESLMRSIEVIKPGVRLGAVGAAIQRYAEGERCSVVRDFCGHGVGQLFHDTPNVLHYGEPDEGPELREGMIFTIEPMINLGKPGVKVLSDGWTAVTRDRSLSAQYEHTVGVTATGCEIFTLSPKNIFFIHSA from the coding sequence ATGGTTTCTTATATTGATTACAAACAAGCGCCTTTAAAATACACCGGGCAGATCCGCCTTTTTGATGAAGAAGCCTTTGCCGGCATGCGCAAGGTCTGCAACCTTGCCGCCTGCTGCCTTGATGCCCTTGCTGACATGATCAAGCCCGGCGTCACCACCAACGAGATCGACCGCTTTGTGCTGGCTTTCGGCGCGCGTGAAGGCGCTCTGCCTGCTGATCTTAACTATCGCGGCTATACACATACCTGCTGCACCTCGATCAATCATGTGGTCTGCCATGGCATACCGGATGACAAGCCACTGCGTGAGGGCGATATTATCAATGTTGATGTCACCTTCATTCTTGGCGGCTGGCATGGTGATTCCAGCCGGATGTATCCGGTCGGCACCATCAAGCGCGCGGCTGAGCGGCTGCTGGAAGTAACGCATGAAAGCCTGATGCGCAGTATTGAAGTTATCAAGCCCGGTGTGCGCCTGGGTGCTGTCGGCGCCGCCATCCAGCGCTATGCGGAAGGCGAACGCTGTTCGGTTGTGCGTGATTTTTGCGGCCATGGTGTGGGGCAGTTGTTCCACGACACACCTAATGTGCTGCATTATGGCGAACCGGATGAAGGGCCGGAACTGCGTGAAGGCATGATTTTCACCATTGAGCCGATGATCAATCTGGGAAAGCCCGGTGTCAAGGTTTTAAGCGACGGCTGGACAGCCGTCACCCGCGACCGTTCGCTGAGCGCCCAATATGAACATACGGTGGGCGTAACAGCAACAGGCTGCGAAATTTTCACGCTGTCGCCCAAAAATATCTTTTTCATACACAGTGCCTGA
- a CDS encoding DNA repair protein RadC (bhsal09940), whose product MDTDKPKTESFREQVLFRLEQELARHGRPSAPMTEQPARETEPVAAPVAPPASILAIKAEQQDKPAAEVKIKPHYTGHRERLRQRFSDHGEAAFADYELLELLLFRSVPRADTKPLAKALLGRFGSFADVLGADIHHLQEVSGCGPAVATDLKIIAAAAIRMAKGKLHKRTVFASWEEILAYCKLVMTHETREQFRILFLDKKNQLIKDEIVQHGTIDHIPVYPREVINRANQLGAAALILVHNHPSGDPNPSNQDIVMTMKLKAIGKELDIIIQDHIIIGRDRYYSFRHENLL is encoded by the coding sequence ATGGATACAGATAAACCAAAGACAGAATCTTTCAGGGAACAGGTGCTTTTTCGCCTTGAACAGGAACTGGCCAGGCACGGCCGGCCATCTGCCCCGATGACAGAACAACCCGCGCGGGAAACAGAACCGGTAGCCGCGCCGGTTGCCCCTCCCGCTTCCATACTTGCAATAAAAGCTGAGCAGCAAGACAAACCAGCGGCAGAGGTTAAAATAAAACCGCATTATACCGGCCATAGAGAACGCTTGCGCCAACGGTTTTCTGATCATGGTGAAGCGGCTTTTGCCGATTACGAATTGCTGGAGCTTCTGCTGTTCCGCTCTGTCCCGCGGGCGGACACCAAACCGCTGGCCAAGGCATTGCTTGGCCGCTTTGGTTCATTTGCTGATGTACTGGGTGCAGACATTCACCACTTGCAGGAGGTATCCGGTTGCGGGCCTGCTGTCGCCACGGATTTGAAAATCATTGCCGCGGCCGCGATCCGCATGGCCAAGGGCAAATTGCACAAGCGCACAGTTTTCGCCTCGTGGGAAGAGATACTTGCCTATTGCAAGCTGGTCATGACGCACGAAACACGCGAGCAATTCCGTATCCTGTTTCTGGACAAGAAAAACCAGCTTATCAAAGATGAAATTGTCCAGCATGGCACGATTGACCACATACCGGTTTATCCGAGGGAAGTGATAAACCGCGCCAATCAGCTTGGCGCTGCCGCACTCATCCTGGTGCACAATCACCCTTCCGGCGACCCGAATCCGTCAAATCAGGATATCGTCATGACCATGAAACTAAAAGCCATAGGAAAAGAACTGGATATTATCATTCAGGATCATATTATTATCGGGCGTGACAGATATTACAGCTTCCGTCATGAAAACCTTTTGTAA
- a CDS encoding Hypothetical protein (bhsal09950), producing MKPEEIKKLDAYFKRTFENAALAVKARPRKDDSCELYLGDEFLGIIYRDEDEGELSYNFSMAILDIDL from the coding sequence GTGAAACCGGAAGAAATCAAAAAACTGGATGCTTATTTTAAACGTACTTTTGAAAACGCTGCGCTTGCAGTGAAAGCCCGTCCGCGCAAGGATGATTCGTGTGAACTTTATCTGGGAGATGAGTTTCTGGGTATTATTTACCGTGATGAGGACGAGGGCGAGCTTTCCTATAACTTCTCTATGGCGATACTGGATATTGATCTTTAA
- a CDS encoding Serine O-acetyltransferase (bhsal09960), which yields MSALAKLNKKQKKTHDVLWQQIYAEAEQAFATDNIMGGFLRSCVLNHDNLEQAVIARLTDRLYYGDIDRDVLHNTLLETTTEIVNWPECLYADIVAVVERDPASHRLLDPLLYLKGFHAIQTHRIAHACWRQGRTDFAYYLQSRSSTVFQTDIHPAARVGSGIFLDHATGLVVGETAVMEDNVSILHGVTLGGTGKAERDRHPKIRHGVLIGAGAKILGNIEVGACSKIAAGSVVLKPVPEGVTVAGVPAQIIGKAGSREPARNMDQTFAQGEGI from the coding sequence ATGTCTGCTCTTGCAAAGCTGAATAAGAAACAGAAAAAAACACATGATGTTCTGTGGCAACAGATTTATGCCGAGGCGGAACAGGCTTTCGCCACGGACAATATTATGGGCGGCTTTTTGCGTTCCTGTGTGCTCAACCATGATAATCTGGAGCAGGCGGTGATTGCCCGTCTGACCGACCGGTTATATTATGGTGACATTGACCGTGATGTCCTGCACAATACTCTGCTTGAAACGACAACGGAGATTGTAAATTGGCCGGAGTGCTTGTATGCCGATATTGTCGCGGTTGTCGAACGTGATCCCGCTTCACATCGCCTGCTTGACCCGCTTTTGTATCTGAAAGGCTTCCATGCCATCCAGACGCACCGTATTGCGCATGCCTGCTGGCGACAGGGCAGGACGGATTTTGCCTATTATCTGCAAAGCCGGTCTTCCACCGTGTTTCAGACTGATATCCATCCGGCGGCGCGTGTCGGTTCGGGGATATTTCTTGACCATGCAACGGGGCTGGTTGTTGGTGAAACAGCAGTGATGGAAGACAATGTTTCCATATTGCACGGAGTGACGCTGGGAGGGACCGGCAAGGCGGAAAGAGACCGTCATCCGAAAATCCGCCATGGCGTTTTGATCGGCGCCGGCGCCAAGATTCTCGGCAATATCGAAGTTGGCGCCTGTTCCAAAATCGCTGCAGGTTCGGTGGTGTTGAAACCGGTGCCGGAAGGCGTGACGGTTGCCGGTGTACCGGCACAAATTATCGGCAAGGCGGGCTCTCGTGAGCCGGCACGTAATATGGATCAGACCTTCGCGCAGGGCGAGGGGATTTAA
- a CDS encoding Hydrolase or acyltransferase (bhsal09970): MGAETVQFFEHDGFKLGYREEGQGEPVLLVHGFASSSQVNWLSPGWFRTLAEAGYRVIAIDDRGHGHSDKSYELADYTPEKMADDATALLDHLGIGRAHVMGYSMGARIAAFMALRVPDRVHTLVFGGLGIGMVTGAGHWEPVREALLAEDAAAIDNPRGQMFRKFADNTKSDRRALAACVIASKKELTEDEVRRINQPALVAVGERDDIAGAPQPLVALLPQGEALVIPGRDHMLSVGDKVYKKAVVEFLQRHPFNPS; encoded by the coding sequence ATGGGCGCTGAAACAGTACAGTTTTTTGAGCATGACGGTTTTAAACTGGGTTATCGCGAAGAAGGGCAGGGGGAACCGGTCCTGCTTGTTCATGGTTTTGCGTCATCCTCGCAGGTCAACTGGTTAAGCCCGGGCTGGTTCAGAACGCTGGCAGAAGCGGGATATCGCGTCATTGCCATTGATGACCGCGGCCATGGCCATTCAGATAAAAGTTATGAACTGGCAGATTATACGCCGGAGAAAATGGCTGATGACGCAACAGCGCTGCTTGACCATCTGGGCATTGGGCGTGCGCATGTCATGGGCTATTCCATGGGTGCGCGGATTGCCGCTTTTATGGCCTTGCGCGTACCGGATCGTGTGCATACGCTGGTTTTTGGCGGCCTTGGCATTGGCATGGTGACGGGGGCCGGGCATTGGGAGCCGGTTCGTGAGGCGCTGCTGGCAGAAGATGCAGCGGCCATTGACAATCCACGCGGGCAGATGTTCCGCAAATTTGCTGATAACACCAAAAGTGACCGCAGGGCGCTTGCTGCTTGTGTGATTGCCTCCAAGAAAGAACTGACGGAAGATGAGGTCCGCCGTATAAATCAGCCCGCACTGGTTGCCGTTGGCGAAAGGGATGATATTGCAGGCGCGCCGCAGCCGCTGGTGGCGCTTTTGCCTCAGGGCGAGGCTTTGGTTATTCCCGGCCGCGATCATATGCTGTCGGTTGGCGACAAGGTTTATAAAAAGGCCGTTGTGGAATTTTTACAACGCCATCCGTTTAATCCGTCTTGA
- a CDS encoding Hypothetical protein (bhsal09980): MRRLLLCFVVFLLLPAVSGAQQAMRLPVDVRPLVVHTDKNIIEFDVEIARTDEQRGRGLMFRQDFPAGRVMLFRFPQQQVITMWMMNTPLPLDMVFLNEEGIIVSIHEGAEPFSQAIISSQKPAASVIELKAGQVKEHHIANGQRVTHSAICGACGE, encoded by the coding sequence ATGCGTCGGTTGCTTTTATGTTTTGTTGTTTTTTTATTGCTTCCCGCTGTATCCGGTGCGCAGCAAGCCATGCGTTTGCCGGTGGACGTACGGCCGCTTGTTGTCCATACTGATAAAAATATAATCGAATTTGATGTTGAAATCGCCCGCACGGATGAGCAGCGTGGACGCGGCCTGATGTTCCGGCAGGATTTTCCTGCCGGCCGGGTGATGCTGTTCCGCTTTCCGCAGCAACAGGTTATCACCATGTGGATGATGAATACGCCCTTGCCGCTGGATATGGTATTTTTAAATGAAGAGGGCATCATTGTTTCGATTCATGAAGGGGCAGAACCTTTTTCACAGGCAATCATTTCTTCACAAAAACCGGCTGCTTCTGTTATTGAACTGAAGGCCGGCCAGGTGAAGGAACATCATATTGCCAATGGGCAACGGGTAACACATTCAGCTATTTGCGGTGCGTGTGGAGAGTGA